A single region of the Elgaria multicarinata webbii isolate HBS135686 ecotype San Diego chromosome 14, rElgMul1.1.pri, whole genome shotgun sequence genome encodes:
- the ZDHHC7 gene encoding palmitoyltransferase ZDHHC7, whose protein sequence is MQSSGHRFRDVEHHPLLAENDSYDSSSSESDTADRVWFIRDGCGMVCVVMTWLLVVYADFVVTFVMLLPSKDFWYSLVNGVLFNCLAVLALSSHLRTMLTDPGAVPKGNATKEYMESLQLKPGEVIYKCPKCCSIKPERAHHCSICKRCIRKMDHHCPWVNNCVGEKNQRFFVLFTMYIALISAHALILCGFQFFSCVRGQWIECSDFSPPVTVILLVFLCLEGFLFLTFTAVMFGTQIHSICNDETEIERLKSEKPTWERRLRWEGMKSVFGGQPSLLWINPFAGFQIRRLMLRAKKGGPEFSV, encoded by the exons ATGCAGTCATCTGGGCACAGGTTCCGCGACGTCGAACACCACCCGCTGCTTGCTGAAAATGACAGCTACGATTCATCGTCGTCAGAGTCCGACACGGCCGATAGAGTCTGGTTCATCCGCGACGGGTGTGGGATGGTCTGCGTGGTGATGACCTGGCTCCTCGTCGTCTATGCGGATTTTGTCGTGACGTTCGTCATGCTGCTGCCTTCCAAAGATTTTTGGTACTCCCTCGTCAATGGGGTCCTCTTCAACTGCTTGGCGGTGCTCGCCTTGTCGTCCCACTTGAGAACGATGCTGACGGatccc GGGGCTGTTCCCAAAGGAAACGCCACGAAAGAGTACATGGAGAGTTTGCAGCTGAAACCAGGCGAAGTCATCTACAAGTGTCCGAAGTGCTGCAGCATTAAACCAGAACGTGCCCACCATTGCAG TATTTGCAAGAGATGTATTCGGAAGATGGATCATCACTGCCCGTGGGTTAATAACTGTGTGGGGGAAAAGAACCAGAGATTTTTTGTGCTTTTTACT ATGTACATAGCTCTGATTTCAGCCCATGCTCTCATCCTCTGTGGGTTTCAGTTCTTCTCCTGTGTCCGAGGACAGTGGATTG AATGCAGTGACTTTTCCCCACCCGTGACTGTGATCCTGCTGGTCTTCTTGTGCCTTGAGGGTTTTCTGTTTCTTACGTTCACGGCCGTCATGTTTGGCACCCAGATCCACTCAATATGCAACGACGAAACG GAGATTGAAAGACTGAAGAGCGAGAAACCCACATGGGAACGGAGGCTACGCTGGGAGGGAATGAAATCTGTCTTCGGGGGCCAACCTTCTCTGCTATGGATAAATCCTTTTGCTGGATTTCAAATCAGACGGCTGATGCTACGAGCCAAGAAAGGAGGTCCGGAGTTTTCTGTTTGA